The Streptomyces sp. HUAS CB01 genome has a segment encoding these proteins:
- a CDS encoding DUF6059 family protein, with product MKQRGRTWSRCAEALIDRCVRPFWAGLVVQGRLMAGEPHWLHPYDPQAVAALWQRLDGPPPGHPERLCAEPFPAELERMLRGR from the coding sequence ATGAAGCAGCGCGGCAGGACGTGGTCGAGGTGCGCGGAGGCGCTGATCGACCGGTGCGTACGGCCGTTCTGGGCGGGGCTGGTCGTACAGGGGCGGCTGATGGCGGGCGAGCCCCACTGGCTCCACCCGTACGATCCGCAGGCTGTCGCCGCACTCTGGCAGCGCCTCGACGGCCCCCCACCGGGCCATCCAGAACGGCTGTGCGCGGAGCCCTTCCCGGCGGAGCTGGAACGGATGCTGCGCGGCAGGTGA
- a CDS encoding class I SAM-dependent methyltransferase encodes MSDTDAPVSRERLLEMMTAFKATYLLRAAIRLKVFDALAAGPADPDDVAAILRTDPRGTRVLLRALAAAGLLVAEGEQFSLPEGARELLVTDSPQYSGGIVNVAASDWEWDTMRDLADVVRHGGTLLDTNGESPDFPYWVDFATHLTFATRPGAQFVADTVLPWAKERDSLDILDIGCGHGLFGFTLAEQDPRATVACLDWPQVLEVAKGHAERAGLADRVRYLPGDAFETDPDGEYDVIVLGNFLFQFSARRCIDLVRRLAERLRPGGRVVVVGFTTGDRPPARDYHAHMLNLLMLAWTREGELHSPTMYRKILASAGLTGLETVERPGLPLRIVAGHRA; translated from the coding sequence ATGTCCGACACCGATGCCCCGGTCAGCCGTGAGCGGCTGCTCGAGATGATGACGGCCTTCAAGGCGACGTATCTGCTGCGCGCCGCGATCCGCCTGAAGGTCTTCGACGCGCTGGCCGCGGGTCCCGCCGATCCCGACGACGTCGCCGCGATCCTGCGGACCGACCCCAGGGGCACCCGCGTCCTGCTGCGGGCCCTGGCCGCGGCCGGGCTGCTGGTGGCGGAGGGGGAGCAGTTCAGCCTCCCCGAGGGCGCGCGCGAGCTGCTCGTGACCGACAGCCCGCAGTACAGCGGCGGCATCGTGAACGTCGCGGCGAGCGACTGGGAGTGGGACACGATGCGTGACCTCGCCGACGTCGTCCGCCACGGCGGCACGCTCCTGGACACCAACGGGGAGTCGCCGGACTTCCCGTACTGGGTGGACTTCGCCACCCATCTGACCTTCGCGACCCGGCCCGGAGCCCAGTTCGTCGCGGACACCGTCCTGCCGTGGGCGAAGGAACGTGACTCGCTCGACATCCTCGACATCGGCTGCGGGCACGGCCTGTTCGGCTTCACCCTGGCCGAGCAGGACCCCCGGGCCACGGTCGCCTGCCTGGACTGGCCGCAGGTGCTCGAGGTCGCGAAGGGGCACGCGGAGCGGGCGGGGCTGGCCGACCGCGTCCGCTATCTGCCCGGCGACGCGTTCGAGACCGACCCGGACGGGGAGTACGACGTGATCGTGCTCGGCAACTTCCTGTTCCAGTTCTCCGCCCGGCGCTGCATCGACCTGGTGCGGCGGCTGGCCGAGCGGCTCAGGCCGGGCGGCCGGGTGGTGGTGGTCGGCTTCACCACAGGGGATCGGCCGCCCGCCCGGGACTACCACGCCCACATGCTCAACCTGCTGATGCTGGCCTGGACCCGGGAGGGCGAGCTGCACTCCCCGACGATGTACCGGAAGATCCTCGCCTCGGCCGGGCTGACCGGTCTGGAGACCGTCGAGCGGCCGGGGCTCCCGCTGCGCATCGTCGCGGGCCACCGGGCATGA
- a CDS encoding FAD-dependent monooxygenase, translating to MTPDAGKSTGADAAADLTTDVVIAGGGPVGLMLACELGLAGVRAVVLERTAGRPTVARAWGLHARTVETLDRRGLLDGLMHEKAPWPKMPFAGLWPLLELDRIDADHPYLLNVPQTKVEEVLEARARALGVTVLREHDVVGLAQDTDGVIAEVAAPDGERRVRGRWLVGCDGGRSTVRKLAGIAFPGTDATVGGMLCDCSLPTMAQERRGITRTEVGTVNINPRPNGVVRIVTNEFGRPHPDRDAPVTFEEFRGAVRRILGRDLAITDPTFMTRFGDTTRLAERYRAGRVLLAGDAAHVHFPYGGLGLNLGLQDAANLGWKLAALVHGWAPEGLLDSYETERRPAAEAVLDYSRTQLALLNPDRNVTALRTLFSRLLEFPEVNRHLAELATGAATRLEPTGDHSLTGTFARDLTLKTADGDTSLVRLLHSGHGLLLDFSGKAQGVAEAWSPRVRAVRADGVAAPPADALLIRPDGYVAWAAGPGDTEPEGLREALTTWFGSVRRHT from the coding sequence ATGACCCCGGACGCGGGGAAGAGCACCGGGGCGGACGCCGCCGCCGACCTCACCACGGACGTCGTGATCGCGGGCGGCGGCCCGGTCGGGCTGATGCTCGCCTGTGAGCTGGGCCTCGCCGGGGTGCGGGCGGTGGTGCTGGAGCGCACCGCGGGGCGGCCCACCGTCGCCCGGGCCTGGGGGCTGCACGCCCGTACCGTGGAGACCCTGGACCGCCGCGGGCTCCTCGACGGGCTGATGCACGAGAAGGCTCCCTGGCCGAAGATGCCGTTCGCCGGGCTGTGGCCGCTGCTGGAACTCGACAGGATCGACGCCGACCATCCGTATCTGCTCAACGTGCCGCAGACGAAGGTCGAGGAGGTCCTGGAGGCCAGGGCGCGGGCGCTCGGTGTGACCGTCCTGCGGGAACACGACGTGGTCGGCCTGGCGCAGGACACGGACGGGGTGATCGCCGAGGTCGCCGCTCCGGACGGCGAGCGCCGGGTGCGCGGCCGCTGGCTGGTGGGCTGCGACGGCGGGCGCAGCACGGTCCGCAAGCTCGCCGGCATCGCCTTCCCGGGCACGGACGCCACGGTGGGCGGGATGCTCTGCGACTGCTCCCTGCCGACGATGGCCCAGGAGCGGCGCGGCATCACCCGCACCGAGGTCGGCACGGTCAACATCAACCCGCGGCCCAACGGTGTCGTACGGATCGTCACCAACGAGTTCGGGCGCCCCCACCCGGACCGCGACGCCCCGGTGACCTTCGAGGAGTTCCGCGGCGCGGTCCGCCGGATCCTCGGCCGCGACCTGGCGATCACCGACCCCACCTTCATGACGCGGTTCGGCGACACCACGCGCCTGGCGGAGCGGTACCGCGCCGGACGGGTGCTGCTCGCCGGTGACGCGGCGCATGTGCACTTCCCTTACGGCGGGCTGGGGTTGAACCTCGGTCTGCAGGACGCCGCGAACCTCGGCTGGAAACTCGCCGCGCTGGTGCACGGCTGGGCCCCGGAGGGGCTGCTCGACAGCTACGAGACGGAGCGGCGGCCGGCCGCCGAGGCCGTCCTGGACTACAGCAGGACCCAGCTCGCCCTGCTGAACCCGGACCGCAATGTCACCGCGCTGCGCACGCTGTTCTCCAGGCTGCTGGAGTTCCCGGAGGTCAACCGCCATCTCGCGGAGCTGGCCACCGGGGCGGCCACGCGCCTGGAGCCGACCGGGGACCACTCCCTGACCGGGACGTTCGCCAGGGATCTGACGCTGAAGACCGCGGACGGCGACACGAGCCTGGTCCGTCTGCTGCACTCGGGCCATGGACTGCTGCTCGACTTCTCCGGCAAGGCGCAGGGCGTCGCCGAGGCCTGGTCGCCCCGAGTGCGAGCGGTGCGGGCCGACGGCGTCGCGGCCCCGCCGGCCGACGCGCTGCTGATCCGGCCCGACGGCTACGTCGCCTGGGCCGCGGGTCCCGGGGACACGGAGCCCGAGGGGCTGCGTGAGGCGCTGACCACCTGGTTCGGGTCTGTCCGACGCCACACATGA
- a CDS encoding aldo/keto reductase, which produces MKERKLGTGGPEVSAIGLGCMGMSGGYGAADPGECVRAVRHALDLGITLFDTADFYADGENERLLGRALAGRRAEAVIVTRGGVRARTPGGPPTVLDGSPAYLRRACEASLRRLGVDHIDVYCLGRVDPDVPVEESMGALAGLLTEGKIGHIALSEVSAQTLRRAHAVHPVTALESEYSLWERHLEGDILPAARELGVGLLAHTPLGKGFLTGALRSPGELGERDHRRNHPRWQGDNFRHNRAMVDEAAETAAELGVSRARLALAWLLSRGEDIVPIPGSRRPAHLADNAAAAELRLSVEQTARLEGIFRPGRVAGSRHPAHRKQAGADRDG; this is translated from the coding sequence GTGAAGGAACGAAAGCTGGGAACCGGCGGACCCGAGGTGTCCGCCATCGGGCTGGGCTGCATGGGGATGTCGGGCGGGTACGGCGCCGCCGACCCCGGCGAGTGCGTACGCGCCGTCCGGCACGCGCTGGACCTCGGAATCACCCTCTTCGACACGGCCGACTTCTACGCCGACGGCGAGAACGAGCGGCTGCTGGGCAGGGCACTGGCCGGCCGCCGCGCCGAGGCGGTGATCGTCACCCGCGGCGGCGTGCGCGCCCGCACCCCGGGTGGGCCGCCCACCGTCCTCGACGGCAGCCCCGCCTACCTGCGCCGGGCGTGCGAGGCCTCGCTGCGGCGGCTCGGCGTCGACCACATCGACGTCTACTGCCTGGGCCGGGTCGACCCCGACGTACCGGTCGAGGAGAGCATGGGGGCGCTGGCCGGACTGCTCACCGAGGGCAAGATCGGGCACATCGCGCTGTCGGAGGTGTCCGCGCAGACACTGCGGCGAGCGCACGCGGTGCACCCGGTCACGGCCCTGGAGAGCGAGTACTCGCTGTGGGAGCGGCACCTCGAGGGCGACATCCTGCCCGCCGCCCGGGAGCTGGGGGTGGGCCTGCTCGCCCACACCCCGCTGGGCAAGGGCTTCCTGACGGGAGCTCTGCGCAGCCCCGGCGAACTGGGCGAGCGCGACCACCGCCGCAACCACCCCCGCTGGCAGGGAGACAACTTCCGGCACAACCGCGCGATGGTCGACGAGGCCGCCGAGACCGCCGCGGAGCTGGGCGTCAGCCGTGCCCGCCTCGCGCTCGCCTGGCTGCTGTCCCGCGGCGAGGACATCGTCCCGATCCCCGGCAGCAGGCGGCCCGCCCACTTGGCGGACAACGCCGCGGCGGCCGAACTGCGTCTGTCCGTGGAGCAGACCGCGCGACTGGAGGGCATCTTCCGGCCCGGCCGGGTGGCGGGATCACGCCACCCCGCCCACCGCAAGCAAGCCGGCGCCGACCGCGACGGCTGA
- a CDS encoding aromatase/cyclase, whose amino-acid sequence MSSITKGSAHSVTVEAPVEVVFDLVADVEQHRRIFNSVIHTAYAERGEDSDRVERWSWIQPLDSVRTWRAHRELDRAAGRITFVHENPAAPLTAATGEWSFKPQSGGVTVVELRHEYTLDGTAAGGEEAVQLLDRGATAQLEQLRSFVDARDDIAELEVSYEAQLVIDEPIEDVYNYFYEVDRWNERIPHCLSASAKEDVEHLQVVVMDVQVPSGALHTTKQARVCFPNEKIIWRQLEGLPPLDDMLYGYMYFEQTPEGVLVRTGQTELLKRNGVAKRGWTVEEAKGHVAEVRGGRNLDSLKSAQEFLRRRRA is encoded by the coding sequence GTGTCGAGCATCACCAAGGGCTCCGCCCACTCCGTCACCGTCGAGGCTCCGGTCGAGGTCGTCTTCGACCTGGTCGCGGACGTGGAGCAGCACAGGCGGATCTTCAACTCGGTCATTCACACGGCGTACGCGGAGCGCGGCGAGGACAGCGACCGGGTGGAGCGGTGGTCCTGGATCCAGCCGCTCGACTCGGTGCGCACCTGGCGTGCCCACCGGGAACTGGACCGCGCGGCCGGGCGGATCACCTTCGTGCACGAGAACCCCGCCGCCCCGCTGACCGCCGCCACCGGCGAGTGGTCCTTCAAGCCGCAGTCCGGGGGCGTCACCGTGGTGGAGCTGCGCCACGAGTACACCCTCGACGGCACGGCGGCCGGCGGCGAGGAGGCCGTCCAACTGCTCGACCGCGGTGCCACCGCCCAGCTTGAGCAGCTGAGGAGCTTCGTCGACGCCCGCGACGACATCGCCGAGCTGGAGGTCTCGTACGAGGCGCAGTTGGTCATCGACGAGCCGATCGAGGACGTCTACAACTACTTCTACGAGGTGGACCGCTGGAACGAGCGCATTCCGCACTGCCTGAGCGCCTCCGCCAAGGAGGACGTCGAGCACCTCCAGGTCGTGGTGATGGACGTGCAGGTGCCCAGCGGCGCCCTCCACACGACCAAGCAGGCCCGGGTCTGCTTCCCCAACGAGAAGATCATCTGGCGGCAGCTGGAGGGCCTGCCGCCGCTCGACGACATGCTCTACGGCTACATGTACTTCGAGCAGACCCCTGAGGGCGTGCTGGTGCGCACCGGCCAGACCGAGCTGCTCAAGCGCAACGGCGTGGCCAAGCGCGGCTGGACCGTGGAGGAGGCCAAGGGCCATGTCGCCGAGGTGCGCGGCGGACGCAACCTCGATTCCCTCAAGAGCGCCCAGGAGTTCCTCCGGCGCCGGCGGGCCTGA
- a CDS encoding aromatase/cyclase — translation MAESVAQRVRHSVTVKAPAEAVFALIADVERWPYVFPPTVHAERLELTGSDERIRLWALANGEVKTWTSRRNLDRDRLSVRFRQEITQPPVAAMGGEWVLEPRSEQETLVVLHHDYRAVGDDPEGLRWIRQAVDRNSRAELDRLRGAAELDGGIEELTLSFDDSVRIRGAIGDVYAFLADAARWPERLPHVARLELREDVAGIQEMEMDTRTADGTTHTTRSVRVCFPEHRIVYKQTVVPAAMAGHTGEWLLREQPDGTVLATSRHVVLVDRAGVAKVLGDQATVDEAKTIIRTALGKNSRTTLEHARTYAEERAHG, via the coding sequence ATGGCTGAGTCAGTGGCACAGCGCGTCCGGCACTCCGTGACCGTGAAGGCGCCCGCCGAGGCCGTCTTCGCGCTGATCGCGGACGTGGAGCGGTGGCCCTACGTGTTTCCACCCACCGTGCACGCCGAGCGGCTCGAGCTCACCGGCTCCGACGAGCGGATCCGGCTGTGGGCCCTGGCCAACGGCGAGGTGAAGACCTGGACTTCGCGCCGCAACCTGGACCGCGACCGGCTGTCGGTCCGGTTCCGCCAGGAGATCACCCAGCCGCCGGTGGCGGCGATGGGCGGCGAGTGGGTGCTGGAGCCCAGGTCCGAGCAGGAGACCCTGGTCGTCCTGCACCACGACTACCGCGCCGTCGGCGACGACCCCGAGGGCCTGCGGTGGATCCGGCAGGCCGTCGACCGCAACAGCCGGGCCGAGCTGGACCGGCTGCGGGGCGCCGCCGAACTCGACGGCGGGATCGAGGAGCTGACGCTCTCCTTCGACGACTCCGTAAGGATCCGCGGCGCGATCGGCGACGTGTACGCCTTCCTCGCGGACGCGGCGCGGTGGCCGGAGCGCCTGCCGCATGTCGCCCGTCTGGAGCTGCGCGAGGATGTCGCGGGCATCCAGGAGATGGAGATGGACACCCGCACGGCAGACGGCACGACGCACACCACGCGTTCGGTGCGGGTCTGCTTCCCCGAGCACCGCATCGTCTACAAGCAGACCGTCGTTCCCGCGGCCATGGCCGGCCACACCGGCGAGTGGCTGCTGCGGGAGCAGCCGGACGGCACCGTCCTGGCCACCTCGCGGCACGTGGTGCTCGTCGACCGGGCGGGTGTCGCCAAGGTCCTCGGCGACCAGGCCACGGTCGACGAGGCGAAGACGATCATCCGTACCGCGCTGGGCAAGAACAGCCGGACCACGCTGGAGCACGCACGTACGTACGCGGAGGAGCGCGCCCATGGCTGA
- a CDS encoding AMP-binding protein → MAESVTTVDDLLSAAARAHPRKTAIRAEYGDITYAEIDRAATMCAAALRGLLGEERCVVAIASPLHPDFMAGFYGIIRSGNIAAPINPMLPPHVLHHLLSVSGARLALVTTELFAQLRRVRDRLPELREAVLVGPGPVSDANDIRTIDDLSAAYEVRGNAMAAPPAMSPEDVACVQFTSGTTGLPRGVLLTHRNLTVNAAQVAEAHGLGPDSVVLNHLPKFHLMHMNAVVHAGAVHVPCTAPENRAAIETANAAGASHFYTIPMKLNRLATDPELPELRLDTVRMIASGGSALSPRVGTRLAEHFGIPVFQGYGLAETSPLTHSAGPGDPRPGSVGPVVRDTECRIVDMRTRQVLGPGRRGEVLVRGPQVMKGYLDPEEPSPVDADGWLATGDIGYLDEDGFLFVVDRIKDLFKCDNYMVSPAEIEELLDAHPLVKESAVIGYPDEVSGAVAHAVVALREVPDGADALARALAAVAEDTGRDVPHYQQVRHIELVDAVPRSPNGKVPRRELRAELITRKELTVRPAAGAPGGARRGTAVLDETRDLSGLITVVARFATKGNPKDFEKFFLEHVEFMRTQEGFASQHALTLADDPSVYLNFGWWHNQRAFQGVVQSVEFREHQVTMRSMLEDAAVDPCKNLFRVRPPEPAGERDEPRAPLIEVTTYRLTGSAEELESAFVDHARTMRTLPGFGYADLNRSLQSPDHYTGIGYWWDPADRDRAREDASWHRLEGFADVRTERLTHVARNAPA, encoded by the coding sequence ATGGCTGAGTCCGTCACCACCGTCGACGACCTGCTGTCGGCCGCCGCCCGCGCCCACCCGAGGAAGACGGCGATCCGCGCCGAATACGGCGACATCACCTACGCCGAGATCGACCGGGCCGCGACCATGTGCGCCGCGGCCCTGCGGGGTCTGCTGGGCGAGGAGCGCTGTGTGGTGGCGATCGCCTCGCCACTGCACCCCGACTTCATGGCGGGGTTCTACGGGATCATCCGCAGCGGCAACATCGCCGCGCCGATCAATCCGATGCTGCCGCCGCACGTCCTGCACCACCTGCTGTCCGTCTCGGGCGCCCGGCTGGCCCTCGTGACCACCGAACTCTTCGCCCAGCTGCGCCGGGTGCGGGACCGGCTGCCCGAGCTGCGCGAGGCGGTCCTGGTGGGTCCGGGACCGGTCTCGGACGCCAACGACATCCGGACCATCGACGACCTGAGCGCGGCCTACGAGGTGCGCGGCAACGCGATGGCGGCACCACCCGCGATGTCGCCCGAGGACGTGGCGTGCGTGCAGTTCACCAGCGGAACGACCGGTCTGCCGCGCGGAGTTCTGCTCACCCACCGCAATCTGACCGTCAACGCCGCCCAGGTGGCCGAGGCGCACGGACTGGGGCCGGACTCGGTGGTCCTGAACCACCTGCCCAAGTTCCATCTGATGCACATGAACGCGGTGGTCCACGCCGGTGCCGTCCATGTGCCGTGCACAGCGCCGGAGAACCGGGCGGCGATCGAGACGGCGAACGCCGCGGGCGCCAGCCACTTCTACACGATCCCGATGAAACTGAACCGGCTGGCCACGGACCCGGAGCTGCCGGAGCTGCGCCTGGACACGGTCAGGATGATCGCCTCGGGGGGCAGCGCGCTCTCGCCCCGGGTCGGAACCCGGCTCGCGGAGCACTTCGGGATTCCGGTGTTCCAGGGGTACGGGCTGGCCGAGACGTCCCCGCTGACCCACTCGGCGGGGCCCGGCGACCCTCGGCCGGGCTCGGTGGGTCCGGTCGTGCGGGACACCGAGTGCCGGATCGTGGACATGAGGACGCGTCAGGTGCTCGGACCCGGCCGGCGCGGCGAGGTGCTCGTCCGTGGGCCGCAGGTGATGAAGGGCTACCTCGACCCCGAGGAGCCGAGCCCGGTCGACGCCGACGGCTGGCTGGCCACGGGAGACATCGGGTACCTCGACGAGGACGGCTTCCTGTTCGTCGTCGACCGCATCAAGGACCTGTTCAAGTGCGACAACTACATGGTGTCGCCCGCCGAGATCGAGGAACTCCTCGACGCCCACCCGCTGGTGAAGGAGTCGGCCGTCATCGGCTATCCGGACGAGGTCAGCGGCGCGGTCGCCCATGCGGTGGTCGCACTGCGGGAGGTGCCGGACGGGGCCGACGCCCTCGCCCGCGCCCTCGCCGCTGTCGCCGAGGACACCGGCCGGGACGTCCCGCACTACCAGCAGGTGCGCCACATCGAACTGGTCGACGCCGTGCCGCGCTCGCCCAACGGCAAGGTGCCGCGGCGTGAGCTGCGCGCGGAGCTGATCACGCGCAAGGAGCTGACGGTGCGGCCGGCTGCCGGGGCGCCGGGCGGCGCCCGCCGGGGCACGGCGGTCCTGGACGAGACACGGGACCTGAGCGGTCTGATCACCGTGGTCGCTCGGTTCGCCACCAAGGGGAACCCGAAGGACTTCGAGAAGTTCTTCCTGGAGCACGTGGAGTTCATGCGCACCCAGGAGGGCTTCGCCTCCCAGCACGCGCTCACCCTGGCCGACGACCCGTCGGTGTACCTCAACTTCGGCTGGTGGCACAACCAGCGGGCGTTCCAGGGCGTCGTACAGAGCGTGGAGTTCCGTGAGCACCAGGTGACGATGCGGTCGATGCTCGAGGACGCCGCGGTCGATCCGTGCAAGAACCTCTTCCGGGTCCGCCCGCCGGAGCCGGCGGGGGAGCGCGACGAGCCGCGGGCGCCGCTGATCGAGGTCACCACCTACCGGCTGACCGGATCGGCCGAGGAGCTCGAGTCCGCCTTCGTCGATCACGCGAGGACGATGCGGACACTGCCGGGGTTCGGCTACGCGGACCTGAACCGCTCACTGCAGAGCCCCGACCACTACACGGGCATCGGCTACTGGTGGGATCCCGCGGACCGCGACCGGGCACGCGAGGACGCCTCCTGGCACCGCCTGGAGGGCTTCGCCGACGTGCGCACGGAGCGGCTCACCCATGTCGCCCGGAACGCACCCGCATGA
- a CDS encoding VOC family protein, with amino-acid sequence MTTAHEDHDTTGSAQEADSDEGMVVFWHLRTPDTDAARAFYGELFGWQFHEINYLTFAVLNRGRMIGCMVADKDRSEAPGSVLYVQVADLPGALKHATALGAAVVTEPMNVQGTQAFADLRDPTGTVFGLWTENWQG; translated from the coding sequence ATGACCACGGCTCACGAGGACCACGACACCACCGGCTCCGCGCAGGAGGCCGACTCCGACGAGGGAATGGTCGTCTTCTGGCATCTCAGGACCCCGGACACCGACGCCGCCCGCGCCTTCTACGGCGAGCTGTTCGGCTGGCAGTTCCACGAGATCAACTACCTGACCTTCGCGGTGCTGAACCGGGGTCGGATGATCGGCTGCATGGTCGCGGACAAGGACCGCTCAGAGGCGCCGGGCAGTGTGCTCTACGTCCAGGTGGCGGATCTGCCGGGCGCGTTGAAGCACGCGACCGCGCTGGGGGCCGCGGTGGTGACCGAACCGATGAACGTTCAGGGCACCCAGGCCTTCGCCGATCTGCGGGACCCCACGGGCACGGTCTTCGGCCTGTGGACGGAGAACTGGCAGGGCTGA
- a CDS encoding response regulator transcription factor, translated as MDKRGNAVRVLIAEDMHMLRKALVSLLELESAIEVVAELGDGAQIVPRAQEVRPDVAILDIDLPGMDGLTAAAALKTAVPECRTLILTSLGRPENLRRALAAHVYGFLLKDSDPEQLMKAIHAVAEGKRVIDPELALAALDAQPHPLTARELQVLRLTAEGEGARQIAKLLTLSNGTVRNYLSTMVTKLGARNRVDAIRIAREAGWL; from the coding sequence ATGGACAAACGGGGGAATGCGGTCCGTGTTCTTATTGCCGAAGACATGCACATGCTGCGCAAGGCGCTGGTGTCGCTCCTCGAACTGGAGTCCGCCATAGAGGTGGTGGCCGAGCTGGGGGACGGGGCGCAGATCGTGCCCCGCGCCCAGGAGGTCCGCCCCGACGTGGCCATCCTGGACATCGACCTGCCCGGCATGGACGGACTGACCGCCGCGGCGGCGCTCAAGACCGCGGTCCCGGAGTGCCGCACGCTGATCCTGACCAGTCTCGGGCGGCCGGAGAACCTGCGCCGGGCCCTGGCGGCCCATGTGTACGGCTTCCTGCTGAAGGACAGTGACCCGGAACAGCTCATGAAGGCCATCCACGCGGTGGCCGAGGGCAAGCGGGTCATCGATCCGGAACTGGCGCTCGCCGCGCTCGACGCCCAGCCGCATCCGCTCACCGCGCGCGAGCTGCAGGTACTGCGGCTGACGGCCGAGGGCGAGGGAGCACGGCAGATCGCCAAACTGCTGACCCTGTCGAACGGCACGGTCCGCAACTACCTGTCGACCATGGTGACCAAGCTGGGCGCCCGCAACCGCGTGGACGCGATCCGTATCGCCAGGGAGGCGGGCTGGCTCTGA
- a CDS encoding transposase, with amino-acid sequence MSNLLRPDAPTGPDRLFCPVHGRNGRFSDHCVPGRPYSFVAALETGSTSWCRLLDAVRVGPDDDAAEVTAAQVRGVVTAPTHGGQWETGDRGILVVFDAGSTPRAWPASLMASRWKYGADGLGPGDAQTGPRDVTRPRQGGRPPEHGKDFVRGLARGGWPEPGGGQSQPASLAIRIASTRLRAPSLVTMVDR; translated from the coding sequence GTGAGCAACTTGCTTCGCCCGGACGCCCCGACCGGCCCGGACCGCCTGTTCTGCCCTGTTCACGGGCGCAACGGACGCTTCAGCGACCACTGCGTTCCCGGCCGGCCGTACTCGTTCGTCGCCGCCCTGGAAACGGGCAGTACGTCGTGGTGCCGGCTGCTGGACGCCGTCCGCGTCGGCCCCGACGACGATGCCGCCGAGGTCACCGCCGCCCAGGTCCGCGGCGTCGTCACCGCCCCGACCCATGGTGGCCAGTGGGAGACGGGGGACCGAGGCATCCTGGTCGTCTTCGACGCCGGTTCGACGCCCCGCGCATGGCCTGCCTCCCTGATGGCCTCCCGCTGGAAGTACGGGGCGGACGGGCTCGGACCGGGTGATGCGCAGACCGGTCCCCGCGACGTGACCCGGCCGCGGCAGGGCGGCCGGCCGCCCGAGCACGGCAAGGATTTCGTCCGCGGCCTTGCCCGCGGGGGATGGCCGGAGCCAGGGGGCGGTCAGAGCCAGCCCGCCTCCCTGGCGATACGGATCGCGTCCACGCGGTTGCGGGCGCCCAGCTTGGTCACCATGGTCGACAGGTAG
- a CDS encoding NAD-dependent epimerase/dehydratase family protein, whose product MAFGDRVVVFGGTGFVGRHVCTALRAAGHEVVTVARRPPRPTPAYRFAALDLGTAAVRETAAFLAAERPPAVVNCVGSIWARNDEAMWAGAAEPTFRLLDALTLLPRRPRLVHLGSVLEYGTLPPGSTAGATTPTGPTTAYGRAKLAATRAVLERARAGQLDALVLRIANVVGPGTPAVSLLGRVAERLLAADAHANGPAVVELAPLRAHRDYVDVLDVADAVTAAVAASVTAEVLDIGRGEAISVRSLVDLLIEVSGVPARVVEREEPAGVPSGGRAEDWLQVDVRPAERLLGWRPRRTLTDAVRALWQDLATTTPTTTAHSNRIGG is encoded by the coding sequence ATGGCCTTCGGCGACAGGGTGGTGGTCTTCGGCGGTACGGGGTTCGTGGGACGCCATGTGTGCACGGCGCTTCGCGCCGCGGGCCACGAGGTGGTGACCGTGGCGAGGCGGCCGCCGCGGCCGACGCCGGCGTACCGGTTCGCCGCGCTGGATCTGGGCACCGCCGCCGTACGCGAGACCGCCGCGTTCCTGGCCGCCGAACGGCCGCCGGCCGTGGTCAACTGCGTCGGCAGCATCTGGGCCCGGAACGACGAGGCCATGTGGGCCGGCGCCGCCGAGCCCACCTTCCGGCTGCTCGACGCGCTGACGCTGCTGCCGCGGCGCCCCCGACTGGTCCACCTCGGCTCAGTGCTGGAGTACGGCACCCTGCCGCCGGGCAGCACGGCGGGCGCGACCACCCCGACCGGCCCGACGACCGCGTACGGCCGGGCCAAACTCGCCGCCACCCGCGCCGTACTGGAGCGCGCTCGGGCCGGGCAGCTCGATGCCCTCGTGCTGCGCATCGCCAATGTGGTCGGACCGGGGACACCGGCGGTGAGCCTGCTGGGCCGGGTCGCCGAGCGGCTGCTCGCCGCCGACGCGCACGCGAACGGCCCGGCGGTCGTCGAACTCGCGCCGCTGCGCGCGCATCGCGACTACGTCGACGTACTGGACGTGGCCGACGCGGTCACCGCGGCCGTGGCGGCCTCGGTGACCGCGGAGGTGCTGGACATCGGCCGTGGCGAGGCGATTTCCGTCCGCTCCCTGGTCGATCTGCTCATCGAGGTGAGCGGGGTGCCCGCCCGGGTGGTGGAGCGCGAGGAGCCGGCCGGGGTGCCGTCCGGCGGCCGGGCGGAGGACTGGCTCCAGGTGGACGTCCGGCCGGCCGAGCGGCTCCTGGGCTGGCGGCCGCGCCGCACCCTCACGGACGCCGTGCGCGCCCTGTGGCAGGACCTCGCCACCACCACTCCGACAACCACAGCGCATTCGAACCGCATTGGAGGCTGA